A genomic window from Hyla sarda isolate aHylSar1 chromosome 10, aHylSar1.hap1, whole genome shotgun sequence includes:
- the LOC130293265 gene encoding indolethylamine N-methyltransferase-like — translation MDSCDFKFYHEDGFDSRQFLEDYFSDKNDMAFRDDTLVFPIENLKKIFKGGQIKGDVLIDLSIGPIAHNLFAACEFFKYVIALKDRYTCIMELKRWLDTRTGAFYWGHAMKLHVGMEENSDQLQEKEEEVKSDVAHVVKCDLEQENIMDPMVLPLADCIISAWLLDAVCKDQDDYRRYLRKFSRMLKPGGHLILIGDLEKTYYTVGDDKMKTFTYDENFARKALVGEGFAIDNCVTKKASGVSDLTDYKGVIFIAAHKE, via the exons ATGGATTCCTGTGACTTTAAGTTCTACCATGAAGATGGATTTGATTCCAGACAATTTCTGGAGGATTACTTTTCAGATAAAAATGACATGGCCTTTAGAGACGACACTTTGGTATTTCCAATTGAAAACCTGAAAAAGATTTTTAAAGGAG GTcaaattaaaggagatgtcctgaTTGACCTCAGCATTGGTCCTATAGCCCATAATCTCTTTGCAGCCTGTGAGTTTTTCAAATATGTCATAGCGCTGAAGGACAGATATACCTGCATCATGGAGCTGAAGAGATGGCTGGACACACGGACAGGAGCATTTTACTGGGGCCATGCCATGAAACTTCATGTAGGCATGGAAGAAAACAG TGACCAATTacaggaaaaagaagaagaagtcaAATCAGACGTTGCACATGTTGTGAAATGTGACCTTGAGCAAGAAAATATAATGGATCCAATGGTCTTACCACTGGCAGATTGTATCATCAGCGCTTGGCTCCTAGATGCTGTTTGTAAAGACCAAGATGACTATAGGAGATATCTCAGGAAGTTTTCAAGGATGCTGAAGCCTGGAGGACACCTCATATTGATTGGGGATTTAGAGAAAACATATTACACAGTTGGGGATGACAAGATGAAAACTTTTACATACGATGAGAATTTTGCCAGGAAAGCTCTGGTTGGAGAAGGTTTTGCCATTGATAACTGTGTAACTAAGAAGGCATCAGGTGTGAGTGACCTCACTGACTACAAAGGTGTCATATTTATCGCAGCTCACAAAGAGTAG